A window of Rhodobacteraceae bacterium LMO-JJ12 contains these coding sequences:
- a CDS encoding FAD-binding protein — translation MAVLLLAEVNNGELAMDATAKAVTAAKALGDITVLAAGASAADAGKAAATIDGVSKVLVAEDASLGHRLAESTAALIVSLAGDYEHIVAPATTDAKNVMPRVAALLDVMVISDVSGVVDANTFERPIYAGNAVQTVKSSDAKKVITFRTSTFDVAGTGGSASVETVSAAADPGLSSWVEDKVAASDRPELTSAGVVVSGGRGVGSEDDFKLIEQLADKLGAAVGASRAAVDSGYAPNDWQVGQTGKVVAPDLYIAVGISGAIQHLAGMKDSKIIVAINKDEEAPIFQVADYGLVADLFTAVPELIEKL, via the coding sequence ATGGCAGTTCTTCTTCTTGCAGAAGTCAACAATGGCGAACTGGCGATGGACGCCACCGCCAAGGCCGTAACAGCAGCAAAAGCTCTGGGCGACATCACGGTTCTGGCCGCTGGTGCCAGTGCTGCGGATGCGGGCAAAGCCGCTGCGACAATCGACGGTGTGTCGAAGGTTCTGGTGGCCGAGGATGCCTCACTTGGGCACCGTTTGGCAGAATCGACCGCAGCACTTATCGTCAGTCTTGCGGGGGATTATGAGCATATCGTGGCCCCTGCGACCACCGACGCAAAGAACGTGATGCCACGTGTGGCAGCGCTTCTTGATGTCATGGTGATCTCGGATGTGTCGGGCGTCGTTGACGCCAACACGTTTGAGCGCCCGATTTATGCCGGTAACGCCGTGCAAACAGTGAAGTCATCGGACGCCAAGAAGGTCATCACCTTCCGGACCTCGACCTTTGATGTTGCCGGAACCGGCGGGTCGGCTTCGGTTGAAACCGTGTCGGCGGCGGCTGATCCGGGGCTTTCGAGCTGGGTCGAAGACAAGGTCGCGGCGAGCGATCGCCCGGAACTGACCTCGGCGGGTGTGGTTGTGTCCGGGGGCCGTGGTGTCGGCTCGGAAGACGATTTCAAACTGATCGAGCAACTGGCTGACAAGCTGGGCGCTGCGGTGGGTGCGTCCCGCGCGGCCGTCGATTCGGGCTATGCACCGAACGATTGGCAAGTTGGTCAGACCGGTAAGGTGGTTGCACCTGATCTCTATATCGCCGTGGGTATTTCGGGCGCTATCCAGCACCTTGCGGGGATGAAGGACAGCAAGATCATCGTCGCCATCAACAAGGACGAGGAAGCGCCGATCTTCCAGGTGGCCGATTA
- a CDS encoding electron transfer flavoprotein subunit beta/FixA family protein has product MKVLVPVKRVIDYNVKVRVKADGSGVDLANVKMSMNPFDEIAVEEAIRLKEAGKVEEVIAVSIGVKQAQETLRTALAMGADRAILVVAADDVHNDIEPLAVAKILAKIVEEEQPGLVLAGKQAIDNDMNATGQMLSALLGWSQATFASELDVDGDNAKVTREVDGGLQTISVKMPTIVTVDLRLNEPRYASLPNIMKAKKKPLDEKTAADYGVDVTPRLEVVKTSEPESRKAGEIVGSVDELVAKLKEAGAV; this is encoded by the coding sequence ATGAAGGTGCTTGTGCCTGTCAAACGCGTGATCGACTATAACGTGAAAGTCCGTGTGAAGGCGGATGGTAGCGGAGTTGATCTTGCCAACGTGAAAATGTCGATGAACCCGTTCGACGAGATTGCCGTGGAAGAGGCGATCCGCCTGAAAGAAGCGGGCAAGGTCGAAGAAGTGATCGCCGTATCCATCGGCGTGAAACAGGCGCAGGAAACGCTGCGCACGGCGCTGGCCATGGGTGCGGACCGCGCCATTCTGGTAGTCGCTGCGGATGACGTGCATAACGACATTGAGCCGCTGGCCGTCGCCAAGATCCTGGCGAAAATCGTCGAAGAAGAACAGCCGGGCCTCGTGCTTGCTGGCAAACAGGCGATCGACAACGACATGAACGCCACCGGCCAGATGCTGTCGGCCCTGCTGGGCTGGAGCCAAGCGACCTTTGCATCCGAACTCGACGTGGACGGCGACAACGCCAAGGTCACGCGCGAAGTTGATGGTGGTTTGCAGACCATCAGCGTGAAGATGCCAACCATTGTGACGGTTGATCTGCGTCTCAACGAGCCGCGCTATGCAAGCCTCCCGAATATCATGAAAGCGAAGAAAAAGCCGCTGGATGAGAAAACCGCGGCGGATTACGGCGTTGACGTGACACCGCGCCTCGAAGTCGTGAAAACAAGCGAGCCGGAATCGCGCAAAGCTGGTGAAATTGTCGGCTCGGTTGACGAGCTGGTGGCGAAACTCAAGGAAGCGGGGGCAGTATAA
- a CDS encoding cob(I)yrinic acid a,c-diamide adenosyltransferase: MVVLSKIYTRTGDKGDTALGDGTRRAKHDLRVSAYGTTDELNSTLGLARLHATGDTDAALARIQNDLFDCGADLCRPDRENDATAEYPPLRMVDSQVSRLEQEIDAMTKVLEPLRSFILPGGSPLAAHLHLCRTVARRAERLCVDLACHEDVNPAATKYLNRLSDWFFVAARMANDDGRNDVLWVPGANR, encoded by the coding sequence ATGGTGGTTTTGTCTAAAATCTATACCCGCACCGGCGACAAGGGCGACACCGCACTGGGCGATGGCACGCGTCGGGCCAAGCACGACCTGCGTGTCAGCGCCTATGGCACCACGGATGAGCTGAACTCGACGCTCGGACTGGCGCGGTTGCATGCCACGGGCGATACCGATGCCGCGCTGGCGCGTATTCAAAACGACCTGTTTGATTGCGGCGCCGATCTCTGCCGCCCGGATCGCGAAAACGACGCCACGGCAGAATACCCACCGCTCAGAATGGTCGATTCTCAGGTTTCGCGGCTGGAGCAAGAAATTGATGCGATGACCAAGGTGCTCGAACCCCTTCGCAGCTTCATTCTGCCCGGCGGTTCACCGCTGGCCGCACATCTGCACCTCTGCCGCACGGTGGCGCGCCGCGCCGAACGGCTATGCGTTGACCTCGCCTGCCACGAAGACGTGAACCCTGCCGCAACCAAATATCTCAATCGGCTGAGTGATTGGTTCTTTGTCGCGGCACGCATGGCCAATGACGACGGGCGCAACGATGTCTTGTGGGTTCCCGGCGCCAACAGATAA
- a CDS encoding twin transmembrane helix small protein: MANDPLFWVVAIACLGVLVILMIGVGGFAKGGEFNRKHANKIMRWRIAAQAVAIALILLFVWFRY; the protein is encoded by the coding sequence ATGGCCAATGATCCGCTCTTCTGGGTGGTTGCGATTGCCTGTCTTGGCGTGCTGGTCATCCTGATGATCGGGGTGGGCGGGTTTGCCAAAGGTGGCGAATTCAACCGCAAACACGCCAACAAGATCATGCGCTGGCGCATTGCGGCGCAGGCCGTGGCAATTGCCCTCATCCTGCTGTTCGTCTGGTTCAGATACTGA
- a CDS encoding SDR family NAD(P)-dependent oxidoreductase: MTGKSILITGCSSGIGHDAALGLQARGWRVFASCRSAQDCARLRNEGLESVVLDLADPESLHAGLAEVLRATGGTLDALYNNGAFALPGAVEDLPTEGLRAVFETNLFGTHELTRAVIPVMRAQGHGRIVNCSSVLGMVPMAWRGAYVASKFALEGLSDTLRIEMRDTAIHIITLAPGPITSRIRENSIPHFERWIDWEKSPRAQQYRDDLRPRLYEKRDRDFFELPASAVTKKLIHALEATRPRPRYHITNATRLMGAARRILPTRLLDWLIAKG, from the coding sequence ATGACTGGCAAATCCATTCTCATCACCGGGTGTTCCTCGGGCATTGGCCATGACGCGGCACTTGGGCTGCAGGCGCGCGGTTGGCGGGTCTTTGCCAGCTGTCGCAGCGCCCAGGACTGTGCGCGGCTTCGCAACGAAGGACTGGAAAGCGTGGTGCTCGATCTTGCCGATCCCGAAAGCCTGCATGCCGGGCTGGCAGAGGTGTTGCGCGCCACCGGCGGCACGCTTGATGCACTCTACAACAATGGCGCCTTCGCGCTGCCGGGCGCGGTCGAGGATTTGCCGACCGAGGGCTTGCGTGCGGTGTTTGAGACCAACCTCTTTGGCACCCACGAGCTGACCCGCGCGGTGATCCCCGTGATGCGCGCCCAGGGGCATGGGCGGATCGTCAATTGCTCGTCTGTGCTGGGCATGGTGCCGATGGCCTGGCGCGGCGCCTATGTCGCGTCGAAATTCGCCCTTGAAGGTCTGAGCGATACGCTGAGGATCGAGATGCGCGACACGGCCATTCATATCATTACACTGGCGCCGGGGCCGATCACCTCGCGCATCCGCGAAAACTCGATCCCGCATTTCGAGCGCTGGATCGATTGGGAGAAAAGCCCGCGCGCCCAGCAGTATCGCGACGACCTGAGACCGCGGCTTTATGAGAAACGCGACCGCGATTTCTTTGAGCTGCCCGCAAGTGCAGTGACGAAAAAGCTGATCCATGCCCTTGAGGCGACGCGCCCGCGTCCGCGCTATCACATCACCAACGCGACCCGCCTGATGGGCGCGGCGCGCAGGATCCTGCCGACAAGACTTCTGGATTGGCTGATCGCCAAAGGATGA
- a CDS encoding SH3 domain-containing protein — MWRFIVVTFGFLGFAFYQLSGGANYVPKDGSRQHAAQRAQAIKTTALPGAQKATHNAPQVTTNPVIILRNPQTSGQDASGAGDARLVLASANPELATTNAGKRAELTLSGATEAITGANGAVPEVATVAADPDKIARLVAAAATNARVPAPPAEVDRSNVGLSADQEYRLVKAARVNMRSGPGTDYEVVDQLTQGTEVAILHDDGYGWVELRVLESGQEGWMADYLLVSAN, encoded by the coding sequence ATGTGGCGTTTTATTGTCGTAACTTTTGGATTTCTGGGATTTGCGTTCTATCAGCTGAGCGGCGGTGCAAATTATGTGCCCAAAGACGGCTCGCGCCAGCATGCAGCGCAACGCGCGCAAGCGATCAAGACCACCGCGCTCCCAGGCGCGCAGAAAGCGACCCACAATGCGCCACAAGTGACAACGAACCCCGTGATCATTCTGCGCAACCCGCAAACATCAGGACAAGATGCAAGTGGTGCTGGCGACGCGCGCCTTGTTCTGGCTTCGGCCAACCCGGAGCTTGCCACGACTAACGCGGGCAAGCGCGCTGAATTGACTTTGAGCGGTGCGACAGAGGCCATCACAGGGGCCAACGGGGCGGTGCCTGAAGTGGCCACCGTGGCGGCAGATCCAGACAAGATCGCCCGGCTTGTTGCCGCCGCCGCGACCAATGCCCGCGTACCCGCGCCCCCCGCCGAGGTGGACAGAAGCAATGTGGGTTTGTCGGCGGATCAGGAGTATCGCCTGGTCAAGGCGGCGCGCGTCAACATGCGTTCTGGGCCTGGTACGGATTATGAGGTTGTTGATCAACTGACCCAGGGGACCGAGGTGGCGATTCTGCATGACGATGGCTATGGTTGGGTTGAACTGCGCGTGCTTGAGAGCGGGCAAGAAGGCTGGATGGCCGACTACTTGCTGGTGTCCGCGAACTGA